The stretch of DNA CTTAAAAGACGTGACGAACGTCTGGCTGCTGGCTTTTCCTGCCCTGTTTTCCATCGTCAACCCGCTCGGCGCTTCGCTGATTTTCGCTCAGGCCACGATGGGCCGTTCCCGCCAGGAAGTTATCTCCCTGGCGCGGGTTGTGGCGTTCAACTCCTTCGCCATCCTTATGATTTCCTCATGGTTCGGTGGATGGATTCTTAATTTCTTCGGCATCACTATCGACGCGCTTCGTGTCTCCGGTGGTTTGGTCGTCGCTTCACGCGCATGGGTCATGTTGCAGGAGCCGGAGGAAAACGAAGCGCGTAAGGAACGCCAAGCCTTGCAGGGCGGAAAGACGATCACTTCCGCCGATCTACGCGACAAA from Kozakia baliensis encodes:
- a CDS encoding MarC family protein, producing the protein MVTPHVLTEHVSLKDVTNVWLLAFPALFSIVNPLGASLIFAQATMGRSRQEVISLARVVAFNSFAILMISSWFGGWILNFFGITIDALRVSGGLVVASRAWVMLQEPEENEARKERQALQGGKTITSADLRDKAFFPLAMPFTVGPGSISVAIALSSGRSLGGSAPSHFFGLALAVIAISLVIAVVYSYAERVVIALGQTGARIVSRLSALILLCIGIQIFFAGIEGFIVSVATRLSTIDHF